In a single window of the Microbacterium sp. SL75 genome:
- a CDS encoding DUF1206 domain-containing protein — protein MPSSARSAAREAEANPAFRVIARAGYAANGILHLLIGGLVIAVGFGAREDSDQTGAFRALAAVPLGAAALWALAIGLVTLGAWHLLQAFAPRRFTVWRRIGRIATEAPQGLIFVAVGLVSASVALGARPHAEQAAESLSEAVLTWPVGGFVLGAVGLAVAGVGIGFVWMGLRRSFHSKVRTPDGPAGFALSALGVIGFAAKGVALIVVGVLVVVAAITVEPDTAGGLDGATSAVIALPAGPVLASLVGLGFLAYGAFTVFRARYARLDA, from the coding sequence GTGCCCTCCTCCGCCCGCAGCGCCGCCCGCGAGGCCGAGGCCAACCCCGCATTCCGTGTCATCGCCCGCGCCGGGTACGCGGCCAACGGCATCCTGCATCTCCTGATCGGCGGGCTGGTGATCGCGGTCGGTTTCGGAGCGCGGGAGGACAGCGATCAGACCGGCGCGTTTCGCGCCCTCGCCGCCGTACCCCTGGGTGCGGCCGCGCTGTGGGCCCTCGCGATCGGCCTCGTCACCCTGGGTGCGTGGCACCTCCTGCAGGCTTTCGCACCTCGACGCTTCACGGTGTGGCGCCGCATCGGGCGGATCGCGACCGAGGCGCCGCAGGGCCTGATCTTCGTCGCCGTCGGCCTGGTGTCGGCATCCGTCGCCCTCGGTGCGCGTCCGCACGCCGAACAGGCGGCCGAGAGTCTCAGCGAGGCCGTGCTGACGTGGCCCGTCGGCGGGTTCGTGCTCGGGGCCGTGGGCCTCGCGGTCGCCGGTGTCGGCATCGGGTTCGTCTGGATGGGACTGCGCCGGTCGTTCCACTCGAAGGTGCGCACGCCCGACGGCCCCGCCGGCTTCGCGCTCAGCGCGCTCGGAGTCATCGGCTTCGCGGCGAAGGGCGTGGCGCTCATCGTCGTGGGCGTCCTCGTGGTCGTCGCCGCCATCACCGTCGAGCCCGACACCGCGGGCGGTCTCGACGGTGCCACCTCGGCGGTCATCGCGCTTCCGGCCGGCCCCGTTCTGGCGTCGCTCGTCGGCCTCGGATTCCTCGCCTACGGAGCGTTCACGGTGTTCCGTGCCCGGTACGCCCGCCTCGACGCCTGA
- a CDS encoding glycogen/starch/alpha-glucan phosphorylase: MPENTPELRPTHPLAIAPVVAPAASVDGFAKQFLQNLNFDQGVTLSTSDVNDQYLALAYTVRDYLMARWFDDRAQQKTQQAKTVCYLSAEYLLGRQLDNNLLAARLTDIATEALAQCGIDIDDLRQVEIEPGLGNGGLGRLAACFIDSLATMSVPTIGYGIRYEYGIFRQTFADGQQIEQPDAWLRMGSPWDFAHPEAAQTISFAGTTETYDDEGVERTRWVPEWNVLAVPYNMMVPGYHNGRVNTLRLWRAVATNAFDLHTFNSGDYVESVRAQTFAENISKVLYPEDSTPQGKELRLQQQYFFVAASIADFIENVLPEDFDLERLPERVIFQLNDTHPVIGVPELMRVLVDEKHLEWDAAWAITQKCFAYTCHTLLPEALEVWSVDLLGRLLPRHLEIIYRINDEFLLEVRERFGDDEMLIRSMSIIGEHPYRSVRMAYLATVAGSKVNGVAELHSQLLRDNVLKDFAAMWPDKFTNVTNGVTPRRFLRLANPDLSALITEALGAGWTVDLERLRGLEALADDADFRERFAAVKASNKRRLSRVLEARGEAALDDGHMLDVMIKRLHEYKRQTLKVLHIVSTYEGIVSGRLDVADVQARTFLFGAKAAPGYGMAKRIIHLINAVGEVVSADERVQGKLKVLYPANYNVTLAESIIPAADLSEQISLAGKEASGTGNMKLALNGALTIGTDDGANVEIRGLVGDDNFFLFGMSEPEVEALWAEGYRPADFYQKDERLRSAIDLIASGAFSGGDRTVFEPLVSNLLYEDRFMALADFSAYLDAQDRVDAAYADQDGWVRSAILNVARSGYFSSDRAMRDYLDRIWHATPVQ, translated from the coding sequence GTGCCCGAGAACACCCCAGAGCTGCGCCCCACCCACCCGCTCGCCATCGCGCCCGTCGTCGCCCCCGCGGCGTCCGTCGACGGCTTCGCGAAACAGTTCCTCCAGAACCTGAATTTCGACCAGGGCGTGACCCTGTCGACCTCCGACGTGAACGACCAGTACCTCGCCCTCGCCTACACGGTGCGCGACTACCTCATGGCGCGATGGTTCGACGATCGGGCACAGCAGAAGACGCAGCAGGCGAAGACCGTCTGCTACCTCTCGGCCGAGTACCTGCTGGGCCGGCAGCTCGACAACAACCTCCTCGCGGCGCGTCTGACCGACATCGCCACCGAGGCCCTCGCGCAGTGCGGCATCGACATCGACGACCTCCGCCAGGTCGAGATCGAACCCGGGCTCGGCAACGGCGGCCTCGGGCGCCTCGCCGCCTGCTTCATCGACTCGCTCGCCACCATGAGCGTGCCCACCATCGGCTACGGCATCCGCTACGAGTACGGCATCTTCCGTCAGACCTTCGCCGATGGTCAGCAGATCGAGCAGCCGGACGCCTGGCTGCGCATGGGGTCGCCCTGGGATTTCGCCCACCCCGAGGCCGCGCAGACCATCTCGTTCGCCGGCACCACCGAAACCTACGACGACGAGGGTGTCGAGCGCACCCGCTGGGTACCCGAGTGGAACGTCCTCGCGGTGCCGTACAACATGATGGTCCCGGGCTACCACAACGGTCGCGTGAACACCCTGCGCCTGTGGCGCGCGGTGGCGACGAACGCGTTCGACCTGCACACCTTCAACTCCGGCGACTACGTCGAGTCGGTGCGCGCGCAGACCTTCGCCGAGAACATCTCGAAGGTGCTCTACCCCGAGGACTCCACGCCCCAGGGCAAGGAACTCCGCCTGCAGCAGCAGTACTTCTTCGTCGCGGCATCCATCGCCGATTTCATCGAGAACGTCCTGCCCGAGGACTTCGACCTGGAGCGTCTGCCCGAGCGCGTGATCTTCCAGCTCAACGACACGCACCCGGTCATCGGGGTGCCCGAGCTCATGCGCGTCCTCGTCGACGAGAAGCATCTCGAGTGGGATGCCGCGTGGGCCATCACTCAGAAGTGCTTCGCCTACACGTGCCACACCCTGCTGCCCGAAGCCCTCGAGGTCTGGTCGGTCGATCTGCTCGGTCGCCTGCTGCCCCGCCACCTCGAGATCATCTACCGCATCAACGACGAGTTCCTGCTCGAGGTGCGAGAGCGCTTCGGCGACGACGAGATGCTCATCCGCAGCATGTCGATCATCGGCGAGCACCCGTACCGCTCGGTGCGCATGGCTTACCTGGCCACGGTGGCCGGCTCGAAGGTCAACGGCGTCGCCGAGCTGCACTCGCAGCTGCTGCGCGACAACGTGCTCAAGGACTTCGCCGCCATGTGGCCCGACAAGTTCACGAACGTCACCAACGGCGTCACACCCCGTCGCTTCCTGCGCCTGGCGAACCCCGACCTCTCGGCGCTCATCACCGAGGCCCTCGGCGCCGGCTGGACGGTCGACCTCGAGCGACTCCGGGGACTCGAGGCCCTGGCCGACGACGCGGACTTCCGCGAGCGGTTCGCCGCGGTGAAGGCGTCGAACAAGCGTCGCCTCAGCCGCGTGCTCGAAGCTCGCGGGGAGGCCGCCCTCGACGACGGTCACATGCTCGACGTCATGATCAAGCGTCTGCACGAGTACAAGCGTCAGACGCTGAAGGTGCTGCACATCGTCAGCACCTACGAGGGCATCGTGTCGGGCCGCCTCGACGTCGCCGACGTGCAGGCACGCACGTTCCTGTTCGGTGCGAAGGCCGCCCCCGGCTACGGCATGGCCAAGCGCATCATCCACCTCATCAACGCCGTCGGCGAGGTAGTCAGCGCCGACGAGCGCGTGCAGGGCAAGCTCAAGGTGCTCTACCCGGCGAACTACAACGTCACCCTCGCCGAGAGCATCATCCCCGCCGCCGACCTGTCGGAGCAGATCTCTCTCGCCGGCAAGGAGGCCTCGGGAACGGGCAACATGAAGCTCGCCCTGAACGGTGCCCTCACCATCGGTACCGACGACGGAGCGAACGTCGAGATCCGGGGGCTCGTCGGCGACGACAACTTCTTCCTGTTCGGAATGAGCGAGCCCGAGGTCGAGGCCCTATGGGCCGAGGGCTACCGCCCCGCCGACTTCTACCAGAAGGACGAACGCCTGCGCAGTGCGATCGACCTGATCGCCTCGGGCGCGTTCTCGGGCGGCGACCGCACGGTCTTCGAACCGCTCGTGTCGAACCTGCTGTACGAAGACCGGTTCATGGCGCTCGCCGACTTCTCGGCGTACCTCGACGCCCAGGACCGCGTCGACGCCGCCTACGCCGACCAGGACGGCTGGGTGCGCTCGGCCATCCTCAACGTCGCGCGCAGCGGCTACTTCTCGTCCGACCGCGCGATGCGCGACTACCTCGATCGCATCTGGCACGCCACCCCGGTGCAGTGA
- a CDS encoding HD domain-containing protein: MQLADFPVPDSFAARGALALAREYQSPAITAHALRSWLWAEAFALVDGVAGIDHELLYVAAVLHDIGTVTEFDNHTLSYEHAGGHVGVALTAGAGWDRERRERVLDVIVRHNWPSVDRSMDAEGYLLETATALDISGARPDALPAEFVREVLAVHPRSSLAAEFGACVTDQAARKPDTAARRLVDGGVVRKLAANPLERY; the protein is encoded by the coding sequence GTGCAGCTCGCAGACTTCCCCGTGCCCGATAGCTTCGCCGCGCGCGGTGCCCTCGCCCTGGCGCGGGAGTACCAGTCACCGGCGATCACCGCGCACGCCCTGCGCTCGTGGCTGTGGGCAGAGGCTTTCGCGCTGGTCGACGGGGTCGCGGGCATCGACCACGAGCTGCTCTACGTCGCAGCCGTCCTGCACGACATCGGCACGGTGACCGAGTTCGACAACCACACCCTGTCGTACGAGCACGCGGGCGGCCACGTCGGCGTCGCTCTGACCGCCGGCGCGGGGTGGGACCGCGAACGACGCGAACGCGTCCTCGACGTCATCGTGCGCCACAACTGGCCGAGCGTGGATCGTTCGATGGATGCCGAGGGCTACCTGCTCGAGACGGCGACCGCGCTCGACATCTCCGGCGCTCGTCCCGACGCGCTGCCCGCGGAGTTCGTCCGTGAGGTGCTCGCGGTGCATCCCCGGAGCTCTCTCGCAGCGGAGTTCGGCGCGTGCGTCACCGACCAGGCCGCGCGCAAGCCCGACACCGCCGCTCGGCGGCTCGTCGACGGGGGAGTGGTGCGAAAGCTCGCGGCCAACCCGCTCGAGCGGTACTGA
- a CDS encoding glycoside hydrolase family 32 protein, which produces MDIERHARTLSDPDAPLFHLASPYGRINDPNGLIVVDGVAHAFYQWGPAFPERGIGWGHATSRDLLRWTHHGMAFEPDAAYDRDGCYSGSAIPAAAGADLLYTGNVKNPDGTREAHQVRVHTDDFVAFEKDPAGPFLPDADRPAGYTAHFRDPMVYATEGGRLRMCLGAQRDDETGAVLLYSAPDAEGPWHFDGELTVEGLDAASAGYMWECPNIFRLTDLETGVEHDVLVLCPQGATDADVNPFGVADVCGYVVGHLDGSRLRDTGGFRLLDAGFEFYAPQVFAGRGDADDALLLAWAGMPAQDDQPSRAHGWVHTLSAPRSLTLRGGVLHQRLAPARADFGATTAVPAATLSDGESVGLLAPGDASASWTSLRLRVDTGASARILIGPEASPVTVDLDATSLTVDRSATRYRVGGARREVALPAPGAFERVIELLVDRSIVEIIVDGTTAFTARTFFAEGPVSVSLSARGGEVAVLSGESSLYSP; this is translated from the coding sequence ATGGATATCGAGCGCCACGCGCGTACCCTGTCCGATCCCGACGCCCCCCTCTTCCATCTGGCGTCCCCGTACGGGCGGATCAACGATCCGAACGGTCTCATCGTGGTCGACGGCGTGGCGCACGCGTTCTACCAGTGGGGTCCGGCCTTTCCGGAACGCGGCATCGGGTGGGGCCACGCGACCTCCCGCGATCTCCTTCGATGGACCCACCACGGCATGGCCTTCGAACCGGACGCCGCGTACGACCGCGACGGATGCTATTCGGGTTCCGCGATTCCGGCGGCGGCCGGAGCGGATCTCCTGTACACGGGAAACGTGAAGAACCCGGACGGCACGCGTGAGGCTCACCAGGTGCGGGTCCACACCGACGACTTCGTCGCTTTCGAAAAGGACCCCGCCGGTCCTTTCCTCCCAGATGCGGACCGCCCGGCGGGCTACACGGCGCACTTCCGCGACCCGATGGTCTACGCCACCGAGGGGGGCCGTCTGCGGATGTGCCTCGGCGCGCAGCGCGACGATGAGACCGGAGCGGTGTTGCTCTACTCTGCGCCGGATGCCGAAGGCCCCTGGCACTTCGACGGCGAGCTGACGGTCGAGGGGCTGGATGCGGCATCCGCGGGGTACATGTGGGAGTGCCCGAACATCTTCCGTCTCACCGACCTCGAGACCGGCGTCGAGCACGACGTGCTCGTGCTGTGTCCGCAGGGGGCGACGGACGCGGACGTGAATCCGTTCGGTGTCGCCGACGTCTGCGGGTACGTGGTCGGTCACCTCGACGGTTCGCGTCTGCGCGACACGGGAGGGTTCCGTCTGCTCGACGCGGGGTTCGAGTTCTACGCTCCGCAGGTCTTCGCGGGCCGCGGCGATGCCGACGACGCACTCCTGCTGGCCTGGGCGGGCATGCCCGCCCAAGACGATCAGCCCTCGCGGGCGCACGGCTGGGTGCACACGCTCTCTGCACCCCGCAGCCTGACCCTGCGCGGCGGTGTGCTGCACCAGCGTCTCGCCCCGGCCCGCGCCGACTTCGGTGCGACGACCGCGGTGCCCGCGGCGACGCTGAGCGACGGCGAGAGCGTGGGTCTTCTCGCTCCGGGCGACGCATCCGCGAGCTGGACGAGCCTGCGTCTGCGCGTCGACACCGGTGCATCGGCGCGGATCCTCATCGGTCCCGAGGCATCCCCGGTGACCGTCGATCTGGATGCGACCTCGCTCACGGTCGATCGCTCGGCCACCCGTTACCGCGTCGGCGGTGCACGTCGCGAGGTCGCGCTGCCCGCACCCGGGGCCTTCGAGCGAGTCATCGAGCTGCTCGTGGACCGCTCGATCGTCGAGATCATCGTCGACGGCACGACGGCCTTCACCGCCCGGACGTTCTTCGCCGAGGGACCCGTCTCGGTGTCGTTGAGCGCGCGCGGCGGTGAGGTGGCGGTCCTCTCGGGAGAGTCGTCGCTCTACAGCCCCTGA
- a CDS encoding sucrose-specific PTS transporter subunit IIBC: MQHDVVARSVLTALGGSENIQAAAHCATRLRIVTVDKTRIDQSALDADPNVKGTFEAGGQFQIIIGPGDVDKVYDELVALSGVRAATKDEVKQVAGQSGNVVVRFIKMLSDIFVPVLPALIAGGLLMALNNVLTAPGLFGPEAVTTTLPWLADPAALINLLASAAFAFLPVLVAFSAGQRFGANPYLSAALGAAMVMPSLVNGYAVSEAMAAGTMTYWNILGMDVAQAGYQGTVIPVLAVVYLLSVCEKLLRRVLKGTFDFLFTPMISLLVVGVATFVAVGPAMRWVSDAITFGLSWVYESFGFLGGALFGLVYSPIVVTGLHQSFPAVELSLIAQGGSFIFAIAAMANIAQGAACLAVFFLVRRGSKLRAMAGASSTSALLGITEPAIFGVNLRLQFPFFIGMGAAAVAGGFISALGVKAISLGAAGVIGFVSIQPSSIPQFALCALISFVLAFVATLVYGRWRIARGKPLDPTEGVAPLDEPTDADTSTSDVAEVATDTVAAAAASDADAVRLDIVSPVRGRLIPLSEVPDPMFSGGVLGGGAAVVPSDGDVTAPVAGVLTAVFPTGHAYGITTDDGVEVLVHIGIDTVNLKGAHFTALVAAGERVEVGTPLARVDWSAVRAAGYDVTTPIVVTNSDDFEVDAVITSADVEAGTPVFQVLRGAVEAPTA; encoded by the coding sequence ATGCAGCACGATGTTGTCGCCCGCTCCGTTCTCACCGCTCTCGGCGGGTCCGAGAACATCCAGGCAGCCGCGCACTGCGCGACGCGGTTGCGCATCGTCACCGTCGACAAGACGCGCATCGACCAGTCCGCGCTCGACGCCGACCCGAATGTGAAGGGGACGTTCGAGGCGGGAGGGCAGTTCCAGATCATCATCGGACCCGGTGACGTCGACAAGGTCTACGACGAACTGGTGGCGCTCTCGGGGGTGCGCGCCGCCACCAAAGACGAGGTCAAGCAGGTCGCCGGCCAGAGCGGCAACGTCGTGGTGCGCTTCATCAAGATGCTCTCCGACATCTTCGTGCCCGTGCTTCCCGCCTTGATCGCCGGCGGTCTGCTGATGGCGCTCAACAACGTGCTCACCGCGCCGGGCCTGTTCGGACCCGAGGCGGTCACGACGACCCTCCCGTGGCTGGCCGACCCCGCCGCCCTCATCAACCTGCTCGCCTCCGCGGCGTTCGCCTTCCTCCCGGTGCTCGTCGCCTTCTCGGCCGGTCAGCGTTTCGGGGCCAACCCCTACCTGTCCGCCGCGCTCGGTGCCGCGATGGTCATGCCCTCGCTGGTCAACGGTTACGCCGTGTCGGAGGCCATGGCCGCCGGAACGATGACCTACTGGAACATCCTCGGCATGGACGTCGCCCAGGCCGGCTACCAGGGCACCGTCATCCCGGTCCTCGCCGTGGTGTACCTGCTGTCGGTGTGCGAGAAGCTGCTCCGACGCGTGCTGAAGGGAACCTTCGACTTCCTCTTCACCCCCATGATCTCGCTCCTCGTGGTCGGGGTCGCGACCTTCGTCGCGGTCGGCCCGGCCATGCGGTGGGTGAGCGATGCCATCACGTTCGGGCTGTCGTGGGTGTACGAGAGCTTCGGCTTCCTCGGCGGTGCGCTCTTCGGCCTCGTCTACTCGCCCATCGTCGTCACGGGCCTTCACCAGAGCTTCCCCGCGGTCGAACTGAGCCTGATCGCCCAGGGCGGGTCGTTCATCTTCGCGATCGCGGCGATGGCGAACATCGCGCAGGGAGCGGCGTGCCTCGCGGTGTTCTTCCTGGTCCGGCGCGGGTCCAAGCTGCGCGCGATGGCGGGCGCGTCGAGCACCTCCGCCCTGCTCGGCATCACGGAGCCGGCGATCTTCGGCGTGAACCTGCGCCTGCAGTTCCCCTTCTTCATCGGAATGGGAGCCGCAGCCGTCGCCGGCGGTTTCATCAGCGCCCTCGGCGTGAAGGCCATCTCCCTCGGTGCGGCCGGCGTCATCGGATTCGTGTCCATCCAGCCGTCCTCGATCCCGCAGTTCGCGCTGTGCGCGCTCATCAGCTTCGTTCTGGCCTTCGTCGCCACCCTCGTCTACGGTCGCTGGCGCATCGCCCGCGGTAAGCCGCTGGACCCGACGGAGGGCGTCGCCCCGCTGGATGAGCCGACGGATGCCGACACCTCGACGTCCGACGTCGCGGAGGTCGCCACCGACACCGTGGCCGCCGCCGCGGCATCCGATGCCGACGCTGTCCGTCTGGACATCGTCTCGCCCGTCCGCGGCCGCCTGATCCCGCTCTCCGAGGTCCCCGACCCGATGTTCTCCGGCGGCGTGCTCGGCGGCGGCGCCGCGGTGGTGCCCAGCGACGGTGATGTCACCGCCCCGGTGGCCGGAGTGCTCACCGCGGTCTTCCCGACGGGTCACGCCTACGGCATCACGACCGACGACGGCGTCGAGGTCCTCGTCCACATCGGCATCGACACCGTCAACCTGAAGGGCGCCCACTTCACTGCCCTCGTCGCCGCAGGGGAGCGCGTCGAGGTCGGCACCCCGCTCGCCCGCGTCGATTGGTCCGCCGTCCGCGCGGCCGGGTACGACGTCACGACTCCGATCGTCGTCACCAACTCCGACGACTTCGAGGTCGACGCGGTCATCACCTCGGCCGACGTCGAGGCCGGCACCCCCGTGTTCCAGGTGCTCCGCGGCGCGGTGGAGGCCCCCACGGCCTGA
- a CDS encoding LacI family DNA-binding transcriptional regulator yields MARPTLSDVAARAGVSVTTVSRVLNDRGYLSDRVRGDVRRAIEELGYRPNEVARSLLGRGTHVVGLIVPTVADPFFGEFAAAVEAGLADRGYRTLLCDSLRSVDRETASLELLLAHQVAGVITSTHNDGVDLYRTAGLPIVALDRSLGQGIPDVRSDNVAGAALATETLVDAGYRRILFVSPRDDVRSARRSGHREVMAARGLPESVLAYGFSSSLDERRALIEETLDGGEYDAAFCTDDVSALMAVEWARSRAIPVPAEFGVIGYDGSATVRHLAPTLTTVLQPIEQLAAECVRLLLRRIDEPAADLPAETVLPVSLRRGSTVRGHDAPADRPAR; encoded by the coding sequence GTGGCACGACCGACTCTCAGCGATGTCGCGGCTCGAGCCGGGGTTTCGGTGACGACCGTCTCGCGGGTCCTCAACGATCGCGGCTACCTCAGCGACCGAGTGCGTGGCGATGTGCGCCGCGCGATCGAGGAGCTCGGCTACCGGCCCAATGAAGTCGCCCGCTCGCTGCTCGGCCGGGGCACGCACGTCGTCGGACTGATCGTGCCCACGGTGGCCGATCCGTTCTTCGGTGAGTTCGCCGCCGCCGTCGAAGCTGGGCTCGCCGATCGTGGTTACCGCACCCTGCTGTGCGACAGCCTGCGTAGCGTCGACCGCGAGACGGCGTCGCTGGAATTACTCCTCGCCCACCAAGTGGCCGGCGTGATCACCTCCACCCACAACGACGGCGTGGATCTGTATCGCACGGCGGGGCTGCCGATTGTGGCTCTGGACCGGAGCCTCGGACAGGGGATCCCCGACGTCCGCAGCGACAACGTGGCCGGCGCCGCCCTGGCCACGGAGACGCTCGTGGATGCCGGCTACCGCCGCATCCTCTTCGTGAGCCCGCGTGACGACGTCCGCTCCGCTCGACGGTCGGGCCATCGCGAGGTCATGGCCGCACGGGGACTCCCCGAGTCGGTGCTGGCCTACGGGTTCAGCTCGAGCCTGGACGAACGGCGCGCCCTCATCGAGGAGACCCTCGACGGGGGCGAGTACGACGCGGCGTTCTGCACCGACGACGTCAGCGCCCTGATGGCGGTGGAATGGGCGCGGTCCCGCGCAATCCCCGTCCCGGCGGAATTCGGGGTCATCGGGTACGACGGCTCCGCGACCGTGCGACACCTCGCCCCGACCTTGACCACCGTGCTCCAGCCGATCGAGCAGTTGGCAGCCGAGTGCGTGCGACTCCTGCTTCGGCGCATCGACGAGCCCGCGGCCGATCTCCCGGCGGAGACGGTGCTTCCGGTGTCGCTGCGCCGCGGATCGACGGTGCGCGGGCACGACGCCCCTGCGGACCGACCGGCCCGGTGA
- the nusA gene encoding transcription termination factor NusA: MDIDLALLKTIEREKEIPFDELARIIEQAILTAYAKHISPSGEIPTGARASLDRKTGHVGIFTPVTDDEGAVIGEEEQAPDDFGRIAAFAAKQVISQRLRDIADDAVLGEFKGKEGDIVAGVVQQGPNPRMVHVDLGTVEAILPPEEQVPGETYAHGSRLRVYVTSVSKGNKGPQITVSRTHPGLVRKLFALEVPEIAAGLVEIVSLAREAGHRSKIAVQATDPTVNAKGACIGELGRRVRAVTEELSGEKIDIIDYDAELPRFVANALSPAKVTSSFVLDATTKAVRALVPDYQLSLAIGKEGQNARLAAKLTGAKIDIQPDSILEDN, encoded by the coding sequence GTGGACATCGATCTCGCACTTCTGAAGACGATCGAACGCGAGAAGGAGATCCCCTTCGATGAACTCGCGCGCATCATCGAGCAGGCGATCCTGACCGCCTACGCCAAGCACATCTCGCCCAGCGGCGAGATCCCGACGGGCGCTCGTGCCTCCCTCGATCGCAAGACCGGTCACGTGGGCATCTTCACGCCCGTGACCGACGACGAGGGGGCCGTCATCGGCGAAGAGGAGCAGGCTCCCGACGACTTCGGTCGCATCGCGGCCTTCGCCGCCAAGCAGGTCATCAGCCAGCGTCTGCGCGACATCGCCGACGACGCCGTGCTGGGGGAGTTCAAGGGCAAAGAGGGCGACATCGTCGCCGGTGTCGTCCAGCAGGGTCCCAACCCGCGCATGGTGCACGTCGACCTCGGCACCGTCGAGGCCATCCTCCCGCCCGAAGAGCAGGTGCCCGGCGAGACCTACGCGCACGGCTCGCGACTGCGCGTCTACGTCACGAGCGTCTCCAAGGGCAACAAGGGTCCGCAGATCACCGTCTCGCGCACGCACCCGGGCCTGGTCCGAAAGCTCTTCGCCCTCGAGGTCCCCGAGATCGCCGCGGGCCTGGTCGAGATCGTCTCGCTCGCTCGCGAAGCCGGCCACCGTTCGAAGATTGCCGTGCAGGCGACCGACCCGACGGTCAACGCCAAGGGTGCCTGCATCGGCGAACTCGGCCGTCGCGTGCGCGCCGTGACCGAGGAGCTCTCGGGCGAGAAGATCGACATTATCGACTACGACGCCGAGCTTCCGCGCTTCGTCGCGAACGCGCTGTCGCCGGCCAAGGTCACCTCGTCCTTCGTCCTGGATGCCACGACCAAGGCCGTGCGCGCCCTCGTGCCGGACTACCAGCTGTCGCTGGCGATCGGCAAGGAGGGCCAGAACGCCCGCCTGGCCGCGAAGCTCACCGGCGCCAAGATCGACATCCAGCCCGACAGCATCCTCGAAGACAACTGA
- a CDS encoding YlxR family protein, producing MEPVRTCVGCRARAPRSSLLRVVTDGSVLVADERAVLPGRGAWVHETDACVRKALTRRAFVRALRVSGPLDTQTFESHLQRKG from the coding sequence GTGGAACCCGTACGAACGTGCGTCGGATGCCGCGCACGCGCCCCCCGATCCTCGCTTCTGCGAGTGGTCACCGACGGATCGGTCCTCGTCGCAGACGAAAGAGCGGTCCTTCCGGGTCGGGGAGCGTGGGTGCACGAGACGGACGCATGCGTGAGAAAAGCTCTTACGCGTCGCGCCTTCGTACGAGCATTGCGTGTGTCAGGCCCGCTTGACACGCAGACCTTCGAATCACACCTCCAGCGAAAAGGCTGA